One part of the Hydra vulgaris chromosome 01, alternate assembly HydraT2T_AEP genome encodes these proteins:
- the LOC136074643 gene encoding uncharacterized protein LOC136074643 yields the protein MFLRSRNKLKNKFDLLIKESRYKDNDNQKKYKFIKEVTLNLCADNIPTHHKKLLDLGPNFVPIPSKVPYMDIISITETAALKLKYSNKNTDANKLRQVVLRVLKIHKPVYTILDKDQFKALKELKSSNTISIYPFDKGSGFVRINKIDALKKIEEQLGKFKIINYDPTQKLLRKVQNTLRNLKTKFTKNEYRSIYPSDATPPRLYGVIKAHKPTNNYPMRIIVSTIGSPTYKLSNYLVNLIQPTSYLNKTKLRNSKQFVECAQSWYIDPGEFQVSFDIVNLYPSIPVKESIDILLEQLRNSPVFKSKLSFSEIKILLDLCLSNCYFLHENNIHTLEDAGPISLSLMVVMAESFLQHYEEKALLQAQYLTPPICVKSFKRYVDDIHFRFINEAESERFLDLLNNQHTNIKYTIEKESDSHAINFLDLTITNNKSGTYLFNIYRRDANTNVQIKPHSCHNPKIIYGVFKGFIQRAFALCSKEHINHELKFLTEMFTENGYNKKILQNIVKKIKNNKQNNQQNNNNNINKLEPNYISLPMVPKLNNQLKQIFKSVGYTPVFKSPKNLQQLITQKNKPRLPNNSYPGVYKLECSCGKLYVGETKLKVSTRICQHQKHTFEGKWKNS from the coding sequence atgtttttgcgatcgagaaataaactaaaaaacaaatttgatttattaatcaAGGAAAGTAGATATAAAGATAATGATAACCAAAAAAAGTACAAGTTTATAAAAGAGGTAACACTTAATTTATGTGCTGATAATATCCCAACTCATCACAAAAAATTACTAGATTTAGGACCTAACTTTGTTCCAATTCCGAGTAAAGTTCCATATATGGATATAATAAGTATAACTGAAACGGCagctttaaagttaaaatattcaaacaaaaatactGATGCAAATAAACTTAGACAAGTTGTACTTCGAGTTTTGAAAATTCATAAACCGGTTTATACAATTTTAGATAAGGATCAGTTTAAGGCTCTCAAAGAACTTAAGTCTAGCAACACAATTAGTATTTATCCGTTCGATAAAGGATCAGGCTTTGTTCGAATTAATAAAATCGAtgctcttaaaaaaattgaagaacaactcggaaaatttaaaatcataaactATGATCCAACTCAAAAACTACTTCGCAAAGTTCAGAATACTTTACGAAATCTGAaaacaaagtttacaaaaaatgaatatagATCAATTTATCCAAGTGACGCCACTCCTCCACGATTATATGGTGTCATCAAAGCACACAAACCAACTAATAACTACCCAATGCGAATTATAGTAAGCACAATAGGATCACCtacatataaattatcaaattatttagtaaatctCATCCAACCTACCTCCTAtcttaacaaaacaaaacttcgaAATTCAAAACAGTTTGTTGAATGTGCTCAATCATGGTATATCGATCCTGGTGAATTTCAAGTTTCCTTCGATATTGTTAATCTTTACCCTTCGATACCAGTTAAAGAATCAATCGATATTTTATTAGAACAACTCCGTAACAGTCCtgtctttaaatcaaaattatctttttcagaaataaaaatacttttagattTGTGTTTgtcaaattgttattttttacatgaaaacaACATACACACATTGGAAGATGCTGGTCCTATAAGTTTATCATTAATGGTAGTAATGGCAGAGAGTTTTCTACAACATTATGAAGAAAAAGCGTTACTACAGGCACAATATCTTACACCACCAATATgtgtaaaatcatttaaaaggtATGTAGATGATATCCATTTCCGTTTTATAAATGAGGCAGAATCAGAACGTTTTCTCGACTTGTTAAATAATCAACACACAAATATCAAATATACAATTGAAAAAGAAAGTGATTCACACGCAATAAATTTTCTCGATCTcacaataacaaataacaaatccggaacatatctttttaatatctatCGCAGAGATGCAAATACTAATGTGCAAATAAAGCCGCATTCTTGTCACaatccaaaaataatttatggtgtatttaaaGGTTTTATCCAAAGAGCTTTTGCATTATGCAGTAAAGAACACATAAACcatgaattaaagtttctaaCAGAAATGTTTACAGAAAAtggttataacaaaaaaatacttcaaaacattgtcaaaaaaataaaaaacaataagcaaaataatcaacaaaacaacaacaataacatcaatAAACTAGAACCAAATTATATTTCTCTACCAATGGtaccaaaattaaataatcaattaaaacagaTATTTAAAAGTGTAGGCTATACTCCAGTTTTTAAATCACCAAAAAACCTTCAACAattaataactcaaaaaaacaagCCTCGACTTCCCAACAACTCTTACCCAGGAGTCTACAAACTGGAGTGTTCGTGTGGAAAGCTCTATGTAGGTGAAACAAAACTCAAGGTTTCAACTCGCATTTGCCAACATCAAAAACATACTTTTGAGGGAAAATGGAAAAATTCGTAG
- the LOC136074644 gene encoding uncharacterized protein LOC136074644, protein MCKIFNNVPICVKSFKRYVDDIHFHFINEAESERFLDLLNNQHTNIKYTIEKESDSHAINFLDLTITNNKSGTYLFNIYRRDANTNVQIKPHSCHNPKIIYGVFKGFIQRAFALCSKEHINHELKFLTEMFTENGYNKKILQNIVKKIKNNKQNNQQNNNNNINKLEPNYISLPWVPKLNNQLKQIFKSVGYTPVFKSPKNLQQLITQKNKPRLPNNSYPGVYKLECSCGKLYVGETKLKVSTRICQHQKHTFEGKWKNSAVAGHSRNCHGAFGWNNNNTVKIEEDYFKRKVRESLEIQFHQCSPGEGGLNEDHGDYVTSSFWKPYFSFLRRKNTLH, encoded by the coding sequence atgtgtaaaatatttaataatgtgCCAATATgtgtaaaatcatttaaaaggtATGTAGATGATATCCATTTCCATTTTATAAATGAGGCAGAATCAGAACGTTTTCTCGACTTGTTAAATAATCAACACACAAATATCAAATATACAATTGAAAAAGAAAGTGATTCACACGCAATAAATTTTCTCGATCTcacaataacaaataacaaatccggaacatatctttttaatatctatCGCAGAGATGCAAATACTAATGTGCAAATAAAGCCGCATTCTTGTCACaatccaaaaataatttatggtgtatttaaaGGTTTTATCCAAAGAGCTTTTGCATTATGCAGTAAAGAACACATAAACcatgaattaaagtttctaaCAGAAATGTTTACAGAAAAtggttataacaaaaaaatacttcaaaacattgtcaaaaaaataaaaaacaataagcaaaataatcaacaaaacaacaacaataacatcaatAAACTAGAACCAAATTATATTTCTCTACCATGGGtaccaaaattaaataatcaattaaaacagaTATTTAAAAGTGTAGGCTATACTCCAGTTTTTAAATCACCAAAAAACCTTCAACAattaataactcaaaaaaacaagCCTCGACTTCCCAACAACTCTTACCCAGGAGTCTACAAACTGGAGTGTTCGTGTGGAAAGCTCTATGTAGGTGAAACAAAACTCAAGGTTTCAACTCGCATTTGCCAACATCAAAAACATACTTTTGAGGGAAAATGGAAAAATTCGGCCGTAGCGGGGCATTCCAGAAATTGCCATGGTGCCTTTGGCTGGAATAATAACAACACTGTTAAAATAGAGGAAGACTATTTTAAGAGAAAAGTGAGAGAGTCCTTGGAAATACAGTTTCACCAGTGTTCTCCGGGTGAAGGCGGTTTGAATGAAGACCACGGTGATTACGTCACATCGTCGTTTTGGAaaccttatttttcttttttaagacgCAAGAACACATTgcattga